TCGATCCTGCCAATCACTACCGCTATTATGATAATGGATCCTATCTTGTCGGCAGGTTGCTGGTTTATTTGAGGCGGTTCAACTTCACCATCCAGGAAATGCTGGAAGTGGTGAATGATGAATCCTTTGAAAATTTAGAGGAATTGATCCGGGCGAAGCGGCGGGATCTGCAAGCTGAAATACAGCGAATACAAACCGTGATCGAAGAAATGGATGATTTCTTTGAGATGGGAATAGGAGAGGGAAAAGATGATCACATGGCATGAAGAACGCATCATTCCAGTCAACATCGAGAAAGTTTGGCATTTGTTTGAACTTGAGAACATTCAACGCATTATGC
The nucleotide sequence above comes from Bacillus sp. KH172YL63. Encoded proteins:
- a CDS encoding MerR family DNA-binding transcriptional regulator, whose protein sequence is MYKVSEFSKMTGLSKETLRYYADIKLLEPVYIDPANHYRYYDNGSYLVGRLLVYLRRFNFTIQEMLEVVNDESFENLEELIRAKRRDLQAEIQRIQTVIEEMDDFFEMGIGEGKDDHMA